The Thermomicrobiales bacterium genome contains the following window.
TAGAACAAGGCCTCCTGGAGTGTGATTCCCGCGGCATCTGCCGCCTCACGCAGGAAATCGCGCATGCCGGGGTTGATCAGATGCCCGGCCGCTCCGCCGACGCTTGCCAATCCGAGAACCGGCCCGCCGCCGATTCGCATCCGCAGGTCCCGGTGAAAATCGACATCGGGCGTGCCACCCGATGGCACGGTATCGACGACGATCGCGGCAGCAGGATTCAGCCGATGTGCCGCCATGCGCGCCCCACGTAGACCAACCTCCTCCTGCACCGTCACAACGCAGTACAGCGTGCAGCCGAGCGATGTACCCTGTAATCGTTCCGCCAGAGTCACTAGCAACGCGCACGACACGCGGTTGTCGAGCGCCTTGCCACTGACACGGTCCGGGTTAGCGAGCCATTCCATCGGCTCGTCATACGCCACCGCGTCCCCGACGCGAATACCGAGATTCTCAACCTCAGCGACAGTATCGAAGCCCATGTCTACATAGAGTTCGCGAAACGATGGCGCCCGCCCACGTTCATCAGCTGTCTGAATGTGGCCGGCCTTCACCCCGATAACGCCGCGGTGGCCGCGTACCCGAACATGCCGGCCAATCGCCAGCGTCTCGATAAGGCCGCCGACACGCTCGATTCGCAGCATCCCGCTCGGCTCGATCGACTTCACCAGCGCGCCGATCTCGTCAGAGTGCGCGGAAATCATGAGTGTCGGTCCGCTGCCCTCGGCATTGATCCGAGCATAGAGATTCCCGAAGGAGTCTATCGTCACGTCTTCGGCAAATGGCATGAACAACTTGCGCAACTCCGACACGACCGCCTGCTCGTGGCCGGCGACCCCATCGAGGCCCGCGAGCTCCGCAAGCAGCCTGCCGATCGACTCCTTCAGCATCTGTCGCTCTTCGCTGGTCTCCATTGTGTGCCCCTTCCCGATCATCCGGCCCCGCCTCGGTATAATACCCCTGCACCCGATACGCACGGTTGCCGGCGGTCCCCGGAGATACCGGGGCGACCACAACAGATCCAGGCGCGAGCCTCCGTCGCGGCCCCTGGTCAGCATCAACAGGGGTGGTCTCCGGACGCGGCGGTCTCCACAGGGCTTGCGGCTACGTTCGGGAGGTGGATTGTGATGACGTACCCCGTCGAACGCATCAGAAACATCGGTCTCTTCTCACATGGTGGCGCTGGTAAGACGTCAATGGTCGAAGCCATGCTGTACTCCAGCAAAACCATCAATCGGCTTGGCCGAATCGAAGAGGGCAACACCGTTTCCGACTGGGATCCCGACGAGATCAAGCGCGCAATCTCTATCGGGGACAGCATCGCCCCGCTGGAGTGGAACGACTGCAAGATCAACCTGCTTGACGCGCCCGGCTACGCGGACTTCCTTGGCGAAGTCAAAGCAGCTATGCGAGTGGTCGACACCGCCCTCGTGCTTCTGGATGCCTCGGCCGGCGTTGAGGTCGGCACCGAGTATGCCTGGCGCTTCGCCCGAGAGCGGAACCTGCCCTGCATTGTCGCGATCAACAAGATGGATCGAGAGAATGCCGACTTCGGGGCCGCCCTGCAGTCGGCACAATCACTCCTGGGGAATAACGTCGTTCCACTCTCTATCCCGATCGGCAGCCAATCAACCTTCCGAGGCATCGTCGATCTCCTGCACATGCGCGCGGAGCTGTTCGCCGACGACAAGAGCGGCGCGACAACCGAAGGTGAAATCCCGGCCGATATGCTCGACGCGGTCGAGACCTACCGGCTCGCGCTGGTCGAAAAGATCGCAGAAAACGACGAAGAGCTGATGCTCCGATACCTCGAGGACGACGAGCTGACTCCAGACGAGCTTGCCGCTGCGCTGCGCGCATCGGTGCGCCGTGGGGAGATCGTTCCTGTCCTTGCTTCTGCCGCGACTGCCAACAGAGGCATCAACAGCATCCTCGACGCAATCGTCGATTTCGCCAGCCCGCCGGGGCCAACGACCGCCCGAATCGCCAACGGCGACGAGGTCTCGCTCGCCGCCTCTGTTGGCGAACCGGCGGCAGCGTTGGTCTGGAAGACCATGGCCGATCCATTCGTCGGCCGGCTGACGTACTTCCGTGTCTACGCTGGCACGCTCAAGTCCGACTCGCATCTCTGGAACACCACCCGTAATCGCGACGAGCGTATCGGCCAGCTGTATCTCATCCGCGGCAAGGAACAGATTGCCGTCCCGGAAGTTGGGGCGGGCGATATCGGCGCGGTGGCGAAGCTGGCTGAGACCAGCACCGGTGACTCGCTGTGTGATGCGTCGCGGAAGGTGGTTCTGGCGGGCATCCAGTTTCCCGCGCCCCTGTTCACGGCGGCCGTGTCACCACGGTCGAAGTCGGACCTCGACAAGATGGGGTCATCGCTCCAGCGACTGGTCGAGGAAGATCCGACCCTGAAGCTCGGACGAGACCCCCAGACTGGAGAGACACTGGTCAGTGGCCTGGGCGAGAGTCACGTCCAGATCGCGCTGGAGCGCATGGCGCGCAAGTTCGGCGTGAACGTCGAAATCGGGTTGCCGACCGTCCCCTATCGGGAGACAATCCAGCGCGCGGTCACCCACATTGAATACAAGCACAAGAAGCAAACCGGCGGTCACGGGCAGTATGGGCACGTCTTCATCGACATGGCGCCGAGCGAGGGTGACTTCGAGTTCGACGAGACGATCTTTGGTGGGTCTGTCCCCCGACAATACATCCCCGCCGTCGAGAAGGGCATTCGAGAAGCGCTCGGTGAAGGCATTCTCGCAGGGTTCCCGGTCGTCAACATCAAGGTAACGCTTACCGATGGCTCGTACCACGCGGTCGACTCCTCCGAGATGGCGTTCAAGCTCGCCGCCTCGCAGGCATTCAAGAAGGCAGCGCAGTCGGCGAATCCTGTCATCCTCGAGCCGGTCATGAAGCTCGAGGTTACCGTGCCCGAGGGGTACACCGGAGATGTCATGAGCGACCTGACGACCAAGCGCGGTCATGTCACCGGCATGAACCCCGGCGATGATGGCACGACCACGATCGTCGCGGATATCCCGGCTGCCGAGATTCAGCGATATGCGACCGATCTGCGATCGATTACCCAGGGCCGCGGAACGTTCCGGGTTACCTTCGATCACTATCAACAGGTCCCAGCGCACCTCACGTCGTCAATCGTCGCTGCCCACAAGACTCGACACGACGGGTAGGATCGGGTTATCCAACGCAGAAAGACCGCCCGCGGGCCGGCCTGTTCGTTCGAACAGGCCGGCCCGCCCACGAAAGGCACACGATGACCGCCGGTTCGCGTAGCCCCGCCAGTAATCAGCGGCAGTTGCTCGACGCCAACATCACACTCGTATTCGACGGTGGATCTCTTGGCAATCCCGGAAAGGGATATGGCTCGTTTATCGTCCAGGGACTCATCGAGACGCCTCAACCCGTCAGGCTGGAATTCTCCGGCCGGCGAACCAACAACGAAGCCGAGTACATGACATTGATCGAAGGGTTGCGGCAGATTGCCGCTCGCGCCGAGGCCGACGGGCATCGGTTGAATGCCATAATGATTCGCGTCTATAGCGACTCGAAGCTCGTGGTCGAGCAGGTGTCTGGCCGCTGGAAGGTGAAGAGCGAGGGGTTGAGACCTCTTCATGCCGAGACGCGCTTGCTCCTTAGCCGCTTTGGGTCATGGGAGCTGTCGTGGCATCCGCGCGCCGAATCAGTTCGCCGCCTCGGTCACTGACGCATGATCGATTCTCCCACCACACCCGAGACCGAGCTGCGGATGTTGCCCCTTGTTCTCGAGACTTGCGACGGCGAGTCGATCACGATCCGCGGTGGTCCGGCGCTGATTCTGGTCTATCGTGGTCACTGGTGAGCTCACTGCCGGAGACAGCTCGGCGAGCTGTCCACTGTTGCCGACACACTCCGTCTATTTCGGGCGCGCATCATCGCGATCAGCGCGGATAGCGAGGCAGGCTGTCGATCGATGGCAGAGATGACTCGTCCCCCGATCGAGCTCTTTCGCGATCCCGAAGCTCGCTGGATCCGCGCAATCAGTCGGTACGACCCAGGCGAACATGAGCACCTCGCGGCGCTGCCTGCGATGTTCGCCATCGACGAGGGCGGACAGGTTCGCTATCGTTACCTCAGCCGAAACGCGGGCGATCGTCCCTCGACGGCGTTGCTGCTCCTCGCGGCCGAGTCAATTTCTGGCATACCTAGTGGATCGGATCGATCTTGAACCATCCCAACGGTCATGTACGACAGCGCGTCGCATCACTCTCGCTGACGATTGCGCTCGGATACATCCCGGTAGTCATGCTGACCTCGTCACTAGCATTTCGCCGGTCGAAGCCGAAGCCCACTCACGACGACGCGTTCGCCGATCTGTTCGGCGTGCTAGCCACCCTCTACCAGGCCGCAGCGCAGATGAAGACGGAATGGCAGAACAACTGGGTTGCGCGTGCCGCCGATAAATTGCCACTCCGCTACGGCTTCGGAAGCGCGATCGCCGAAAGCGGCGGCCATGACGTCCGATTTGCCACACGGCTCCTGCAACGCAATCGCTGGAAGGCACGGATCGATCCGCTCTTTTCCGCGACCGATATCACGAGGCTCGCGGACTTTGAATCGGTGGCCGGCTCGATCTCAGAACAACTGGCGCTGCTTGTGAGCACGCACCGGAATCGGCTTCGTGACGACGAGATTGACTGGATTGTCGCGGCAATCGAACAATTCGACGGGGCCACCCGGCACCGTCGAAAGGCTGCAGCGGTCGGTCACCTTACACCCCATGACATCGCCGCGGCAGTCTATCAACCGATCTACATCGCAATCCAGTTGAGCAATCGATTAGCCGAACGACTGTTCCGCGAGTGGGAAGCCGAACAGTAACCCGGCCCGCCGGCGCGCGCCCCGGTGTGTTGTGACCTTCGCCTGCGCCATGCTATGATTCCCCGCGCGGGCGGTTAGCTCAGCTGGTTAGAGCGCTACGTTGACATCGTAGAGGTCACTGGTTCGAGTCCAGTACCGCCCACCACATCCCAGGCAGGCAACGACCGGGACGAGTACCGGGACGGAGGCCACCAGAGACGCGGGATCACTGTCTGCAAGTCCCGCATGGCCGATGACCGCGAAAACCACCCGTGAGCCGGGCACCGAACCTCTGGTTGGTAGGCTGCCCCGACTGCCCTCGTTATCGGGCAACCCGAGCGACGCACTGCGTCGGAAGCAGGGTGGAACCACGCCAGACGCCTACAGCGCCTGCCGTCCCTTATGGATGGCAGGCGTTTTGTGTTGTCCCGCCGAAGGGACTGCGACGATCGACGAGACGCTTATCAGCGGGGGTTGCCTGGCAGCCCATGGAGTCAGAAAGGGACGATACACAATGTCCGATCACGCATCCGTATCAACCGACATTCAGACGGCAGTCGACAACCCCGAAGAGCTGGATCTCGCCAGGATGAGGCATTCCGCAGCTCATGTCCTCGCCGAGGCAATGCTCGAGATCTTCCCGGGCGCCGGTCTCGCGATCGGGCCGGCAATCGAAAATGGCTTCTACTACGACTTCGAGCTCCCGCGTTCGCTCACGCCAGAAGACCTCGACGACATCGAAAAACGCATGCGAAAGCATATCTCCGCACCCGAACGATTCCAGCGCGCGGAGCTCAGCCGAGCAGACGCGCTCGCAGCTTTCGCCGGCCAACCCTACAAGCTGGAGCTCATCCACGACCTGCCTGAGAATGAGGTCATCTCGACGTACACCAATGGCTCATTCGTCGATCTCTGTCGCGGGCCTCATGTTGAGGACACCGGCAAGATCGGCGCGTTCAAGCTGATGAGCATCGCGGGCGCATACTGGCGGGGCGACGAAAAGCGACCGATGCTGCAACGCGTGTACGGCACCGCATGGAAAACGCAGGAGGACCTCGATGCCTATCTGCACCAGCTCGAGGAAGCTCGCCGGCGAGACCATCGCAAACTGGGGCGCGAGCTCGGCCTGTTCACCATCTCAGATGAAATCGGAGCCGGGATTCCGATCTTCTTCCCGAAGGGCGAGATACTCCGATATCTCATGGAGGGCTACGTCCGGGACGTTCAGACGCGTTACGGGTATGACCACGTCTGGACGGGCCACATCGTCAAGGAGGAGCTCTACCGCCGCTCTGGCCATCTGGAGCACTACTCCGATGTCATGTTCCCACCGATGGACGACGAGGGAACGGTCTATCGGCTGAAGCCGATGAACTGCCCGTCACACATGACATTGTTCAATCAGCAGCTTCACTCATATCGCGAGCTCCCC
Protein-coding sequences here:
- a CDS encoding M20/M25/M40 family metallo-hydrolase produces the protein METSEERQMLKESIGRLLAELAGLDGVAGHEQAVVSELRKLFMPFAEDVTIDSFGNLYARINAEGSGPTLMISAHSDEIGALVKSIEPSGMLRIERVGGLIETLAIGRHVRVRGHRGVIGVKAGHIQTADERGRAPSFRELYVDMGFDTVAEVENLGIRVGDAVAYDEPMEWLANPDRVSGKALDNRVSCALLVTLAERLQGTSLGCTLYCVVTVQEEVGLRGARMAAHRLNPAAAIVVDTVPSGGTPDVDFHRDLRMRIGGGPVLGLASVGGAAGHLINPGMRDFLREAADAAGITLQEALFYGGTSDASAVHLVRDGIPTGVVNIARRYSHSPVETLDLNDVVDTLELLESSARRFGPDVDLGFLTSAWG
- the fusA gene encoding elongation factor G — protein: MTYPVERIRNIGLFSHGGAGKTSMVEAMLYSSKTINRLGRIEEGNTVSDWDPDEIKRAISIGDSIAPLEWNDCKINLLDAPGYADFLGEVKAAMRVVDTALVLLDASAGVEVGTEYAWRFARERNLPCIVAINKMDRENADFGAALQSAQSLLGNNVVPLSIPIGSQSTFRGIVDLLHMRAELFADDKSGATTEGEIPADMLDAVETYRLALVEKIAENDEELMLRYLEDDELTPDELAAALRASVRRGEIVPVLASAATANRGINSILDAIVDFASPPGPTTARIANGDEVSLAASVGEPAAALVWKTMADPFVGRLTYFRVYAGTLKSDSHLWNTTRNRDERIGQLYLIRGKEQIAVPEVGAGDIGAVAKLAETSTGDSLCDASRKVVLAGIQFPAPLFTAAVSPRSKSDLDKMGSSLQRLVEEDPTLKLGRDPQTGETLVSGLGESHVQIALERMARKFGVNVEIGLPTVPYRETIQRAVTHIEYKHKKQTGGHGQYGHVFIDMAPSEGDFEFDETIFGGSVPRQYIPAVEKGIREALGEGILAGFPVVNIKVTLTDGSYHAVDSSEMAFKLAASQAFKKAAQSANPVILEPVMKLEVTVPEGYTGDVMSDLTTKRGHVTGMNPGDDGTTTIVADIPAAEIQRYATDLRSITQGRGTFRVTFDHYQQVPAHLTSSIVAAHKTRHDG
- a CDS encoding ribonuclease HI family protein, whose product is MTAGSRSPASNQRQLLDANITLVFDGGSLGNPGKGYGSFIVQGLIETPQPVRLEFSGRRTNNEAEYMTLIEGLRQIAARAEADGHRLNAIMIRVYSDSKLVVEQVSGRWKVKSEGLRPLHAETRLLLSRFGSWELSWHPRAESVRRLGH
- the thrS gene encoding threonine--tRNA ligase yields the protein MSDHASVSTDIQTAVDNPEELDLARMRHSAAHVLAEAMLEIFPGAGLAIGPAIENGFYYDFELPRSLTPEDLDDIEKRMRKHISAPERFQRAELSRADALAAFAGQPYKLELIHDLPENEVISTYTNGSFVDLCRGPHVEDTGKIGAFKLMSIAGAYWRGDEKRPMLQRVYGTAWKTQEDLDAYLHQLEEARRRDHRKLGRELGLFTISDEIGAGIPIFFPKGEILRYLMEGYVRDVQTRYGYDHVWTGHIVKEELYRRSGHLEHYSDVMFPPMDDEGTVYRLKPMNCPSHMTLFNQQLHSYRELPLRYAEFATLYRYEKSGELSGLTRVRSLTQDDCHIFCTPDQIGVEFGRALDLISEILATYGMTDYRIRLSLRGEEGKYVADDDKWQQAEDALRAALDAKEVAYDPVEGEAAFYGPKADFMAKDALGREWQLSTIQVDFIQPERLGCKYIGEDGHEHTPVVIHRAVTGSTERFLGVMIEHFAGAFPVWLAPVQAIIIPIADRHQTYAESVAQRLRMRGFRVEVDLGSDRMQNKIRVAQQQKIPFMLVVGDKEAEADAVAVRLRSGENLGATPVEQFINLLGGLVDSKSLSLVE